The genomic interval gattgattcatccgtgcatcggaaagcacgtaaatgtcggtcctgcgtctgatctctttccggtcgtgtcggattgccgtcccatcgggttatgagagtaaaggaatagggagtgcacctgtgtctgcgcaaatgctcgtgcactatattatgtcctgcgcagttggctgatctccttaaaaatgagaacagccgccgtggttgAAATCGGCCATGGACGCCTTTATAATTTTCACTAGTTGGCTGCGACACTTTTAAGATACAATACTTCATGatcatcattggccacagagcatctGGGTCAGATACCAGATAGGTCAGATGATTTTGGCAGTGCTAGTGCATGCGTTTGTTTACCGCCCCAAGCATATTACCAAAGTAACTATTAAGCCCCCAACTATTAACTATTAACCCAGTAcaacagtcttaccaaggggtattgggttgcccgggtaactgggttgagatagggcagtcgctccttgtaaagctctggtactcagctacatctggttagactggaagccgaccccaacatagttgagaaaaaggctcggaggattatgatgatattacttaattaaaatccatCATTCATGACAACAGTGATGCACACCATGCACATTGTTTTTTGTATGCGTTAGCTTAGTAGTGTTTATACACACAAGCACGGCTCTGACACTTTCCTGAGAAAACATCTAAATCATAATAATTCCTACCAAATACCTAACCCACAGGTGttatcacattaaaaaaacctCAGCAACCTAATCCCAAATTATGTCAGTTATTTGAAAGGTTCCTAATTTCAACATGGCGACCGCAGcgtgtaacaaaatattaatgttacacCCTCGTCAAGGCTTTGTTTTAAGAGGTAACAATATAATGTGGCTGAAATGTGTGTCAGTTTTTAAGCCTTTTTGACCGAAGCAACGATTACTTAATCCTTACATCTCTATCTGACTGTTTGTGGCGCTTTTATgccaaaacttctgaaccgatttaattccaatttggtacacagatagttcacagtttaagaaagaacatgggctactttttactaTGCGGGAGGTAGTTCCTGCTTTATAGTAGGTACtaacttccgcccgcggctttgctcgcgtagagttcggttatatcgcgtttccaagacaattcttcaaaagtccgagaAACTATGCtatattctttctcaaggtcaactctatctctgtaccaaattgtattaaaatcagttcagtggtttagacgtgaaagccagacaaacagagttactttactttttaataaggGATAAGTAAAGATTGTAATTTTTCACTATCGTTGACTAATcttaatattatagttttaaagTTCCATAGTCTTGAGTACAAAGCTTTAAGTGGTTCCTTATACAATAAACAAACGCTCAAGATTACCTGAGAAAGCTTTTTAATtcctttaaattaaaaattcttagTACTTTGCGAAGCTGAGAAGATGCTTTTAAGCTTCTTGTTGAGCAAGATTAAGTTGCtgtgtatattttaaatctgttttgttCCTAGCTTCCCACTATCcgtcttataaaaaaatatatgtatgttttttcaTACGTAGAACTGGTACGGGTACGGGTACGGGTACGGGTACGGGTACGGGTTTATgaatcttttaatatttagtattttgttCGTAAGGCTGCTAAATTATCAAAAGCTGCCATGGCCATCcataaacaattttcaaaaaacctTCACATTCTGACTTCATAAGTATCTGTTACCAAAAACTTACCTATTGTGAAGTCAATctgatataataaatacttcTCTTTTAGTTGCTCGTATAAAACCCGTGTCAATATTCATCTAATCCTCTATCATTTTCCGAACCAAAGGTACGGAAAACGAATATATCTACCTAATAAAACAGACGTGAACTAACATGAGAAgcgcttaaaataaaataaaacaccaaaccacacttaacaatattatttatttgtacaaacaTTCTGTTTATATTCGTATAATATCACAGACATTGTTATTAACTTCACGCTACCCTTTCATAGGGCTTACAATTCAAGACCCGTTTCATTCGAGTTGTTCTACGTATAAGAGTTTACTATATTTtgtaacagcgccatctattggtaaTAAAATGAATCACTTGAAACATAGTTATATAAAAGTTTAGAGAAGTGTCGGTAGAGTGCCTTCGTCTCAAGATGGTAGGAGGCACTccttataaattatgttttttttactctgctgaaagtatttttttttaatcttacaTCATTTTGAAACAGATAttcctattttgtttttatatttatttagaacattaTATCCCAGTAGAAATAGGACATCGTTCTCAAGTTTGTGGGTGCTTGGTCGAATTAACAATTATTTGACAAAGCTATTCTTAATATTTCGTAAGTTTTTCAAAACAAGTTCAAATTATTTAAgacttaaaaagtattttttgtgtatGGCTTATAACAAAATTGACGTGCAAGAACACAatatttaagtagtaattaaaattagacTAAGTAGCTAAAAGacacctacattatttttatattgcattgatattttatttaaattttaaataaataggtatggtATGTATACCTTTTACCTATTAACTCTTCCTCAAAAAAAACTACACAGCTAAAACTCGACTCTCAAATATACCATGTTCTGAAACAAACAGGCACAcaacacaaaaacatacaaacaaacaaaatcgcGGGTAACGCTAGTCAATAAACAGTATAAATTAATTCTACCCATGGAGTAAagaatgagcggagatgccataaggcagggaATTGAGGCTCCTTCTTCTAGGACAAATTCGTAAGGCGGGCATGACCGAACCGATGagttacgagtgaacttacGAGGCGTTCGGATTCTTTGAGACCTAAAAtatgtcaacgatttttggtattatatttaaaaaaaaacagtccaaAAAGGCGTTTAAGCGCGGaaaacgttcctcgtccctcacccgcattttggcgcgctcaTTTCTTAgacgattttccgttatggcacctccgctagtcatttcattctccatgATTCTACCTTTTAATACTTCATTCTTAAACTATAACTCGGTTTTAATATTACACAGTTGGTAGAACTCTTTCTCTGGTAATAAGTTGTTTTTCGTTAACTCCTTGAACTTGTCGAAGTCGCAGTGACTAGAAGTTTCACAGCCTTTTATCCTGAGGAGATGGGCTGATGACTCACCAGCTTTGGGGAGATATACCGGCTGTAAAGAGAGAATATTTCAAGTTAGTTTCACCAAGAACAAAGTATGGAAAAATATGGAatttgtactaatattataacgctGAAGAGtttcgtttgtttgaacgcgctcaCGACAGAAACTTTTTAAGCGATTTGACTCGAAACACTTGCAATATCAGATAGCCTACTTGTCAAATGCAAGCTAAAAGCTACCACTATACATACTGCTGCCCGATTTGTTTGTCTGGCTGAACACGCTCATCTCAGAAAATACTAGACCTATTTGATAAATCTTTTCATTGTAATATAGCCGAAGCAGGATACAGGCTACCATTACTTTATTCTATGCCTTTGCAGTACCTATGGGACACGTGTGAAACCTCTGAAGAAAACTAGAGAGCTATCACTTATTCTGGCATGGCATAAGCAGTTCCCTCAGGATACGAACAAAATCATatacttaagattttttaaactcACCAGCACACTATAACTCCCAGTACTCCTAGACTTATATAACTCCAACGCGAACACAGCCCCATACTCAGGAATGGTGCTGTCATTCTGCACATAAGCTACATCCATTAGGGCTCCTATGTTGAAGTCGTGGGCAGAGATGGACCGAAGTGGTTGAGATACTGGCTTTCCTGATATGAAGTCGTTGCCGGCTTGGATGAACTGGCTTAGAAGGACTCCTGTGAAAGAATTTGGTATGTTTTAGAAGATATATAgggttcttattttattttttcgttcTTATGTGGTTATTAAGGTGGGTTTGGAGGTGAAGTTAGAGTGAAGTTTGGGAAATATTCAACATTGTACGGACTAGGTGCTTGATTGAATATGCGCAAATTGTATTTGCCGACTGAACTTAATAACTGAACTGTCGTTgatgtttcaaaatattataagttaatATTGCACAggcaattgtaatatttttgcaattttttgtagagttaattttaaaataaccattGTTATTTTGATAAGGGGTTTAGATTCTACCTCTAGTTATTTAgggagataaaaaatattgaaatacataatatgtaaaatattaaatttgatCTTGATGCAAGTTTTATCGACGCCTATTTTTCGTtcctacttttttaattttttctcgtACTATTAGACTAAGAAATTTTAACTGAAACTTACCACCACCGATCTTCTTCATCTCATCAGTCCTGAAATACAGCCTGTAAGCCAGTCTGCCAGCTTCACTCAGCCTAGGCAGTATTGGCTTAGCCCAGTCTGGGAGGTCTAGACCGAGACCAATCTGTGGAACAATTGTTGACATTaggcataaagtaaataaccactagagagcgcactcgccaatttcttctaagaacacgactcaccgctgcgggcagGGGGgggcgacataatccgcggctactattggtcagttcaaggtcgctactaaaggatcgtactgatcgtagccttatagtacgcgcaaaatcactaacttttggcgagcgtcggggcactgtatgcgcagtcaagtggttttatagtctttgacaTTAGGATATTGAACTTTAAGTAAAGGGCTTAGGGTCTTGATTTGAGAATTACGGCACATTTTGtggacattgtttttttttgtttaggaaTAGCTTGAATATTATGTTGTAGGTACACAAGGGTCTAATTTTAGCTAAATGTGAACTTGattaaaagtaattagttaTACATAGCATGGTAGTGAATTAAAATTTGTAGAAGTATATTTTCAATGATACATATATTTTCAGGTTTCTAGCAAGATAAAAGAATTAATTGGAAAACTCATTTCCTGTTATGTCTCATTTGTGTAGATTATTCGTTGCAACCTGCCTAATTTGCCTAACTAATTCATCGGAAACATACATTGTAAATATCtactatgtactttatgaaGCATGACACAGGTATTTggcttttgtttgaaaatacaCAAAGTACAACTTAAATTATGTATGAtttattaattatgaatattaatattgcatCTGTGTAAATGTCAGTTGTTTTTGGTGTTTAGCCTAAAGTTTGTTATCGTTACGGCTTAAACCAAAAATACGGTTACATCTTGGTTGAATCGGCCACGTGCAGTACAGTACTTCCTTACGTAGTCCCTTATATACTACCTCTAATACGCCCTTATATTCTCCCCTACGTCCCCCATGTACTCTCTTCTGTACATTACATTCTACTTGACGTTCTACATTACGTATCcccatatgtacctacttcctcTATATACTTCTCTATGTACTCCCTCGGGAAAATTTCACTTAACTGGCGACTGCACGCCAACTATTGCATAGGGAAAAGGCTTATCTAGATAACTACAGCCCCAATCTTTCTGAAGTCATTgcagtattaaaaaaattatgatctTCTAAATACATATGAGTAGCTGTAGCACTTACCGAACTCCTAAACAGATCATAAAGAGTTTCAAACAGCAGTGGGTCTGTCGAGAAGTCCACTCCCGTCTTGTTCTGTATCAGAGGTATGAGGTCCAGGTATGGAAGGAACTCCTCGGTCAAGGAAGCTCGCTTAGCTTCAGCCATCAGCGTCTTGAAGTACTGGCAGTTGGAGTAGTAGCGGAGCTGAAAGAAAAAGGTCTTATGTTGTAGAAGACGGTTTTTGATTATGATCTTAGAGATGTATGGAATATGGTTGAAAATCTGATTGTCAGGTTGAGCTGTTGGTGCTTAGTTCGGGGGGTTTTCTACGTGTTGCATAGAAATGGTACACTGGTTTGAGGATTGTTGGCAGTTGATAGCAATAAGAGGTTCAATTGCCAATATGAGGGACAGTTGaatcttcatatttttatgtaatgatATAAGAATTTTGGGTTGATATTTCGACGACTTTTACCGAGGTTATTAAGTAAAGTTTCAATGTTGTTAAAGCCAATGCAAGCCAATTATAATACAGATTTGATAACAATGACTGTGTTAAATTGCCTTTAACACAGTCACTATGGTTAACAGACTTAAACAATCCTTAGTACCTATACGTCTTTTGTTTCTTGAACTCAACctcaaataatttgaaacaattcggagaaaaaatatgttttatccTCGAAATTTTTGGAAGTTAATACGAGGCGTAGTTTTTAGAATCAAAGGTACACGGAATATTCCAGGAAAGAAGTCTTAAATGAAATTCCTTTAAGTTTGTAAAAGACAAGACCTTTGTTCAGCTATAAATCTAAGTTACTCTAATTGGATCTAAGATTTTCTGTCCCACAAAAGAAAGGTATACttactttctttctttttgtgTAAATAGATTAGAACTCACTCAGAAGATTTAATTGTGTTGCTTTATttggaaaagaaaaaaatgttagatCTAGACTATTCATACTACTATTTAAACCTAACTGTTGCattaggtacaatttttttgCCACTTAATTATAATGAAGATCTGATAGTTATTTAACAATGCACGTACTACATAAggaatcgataaaaaaatgacatttttcTCTATAGCATCTGGTGGTTATATTCATccctatagtattttttttaataattaaaaaaataatacataaataaaataagttaaaaaactGACACATATTGCACGTTATTTAAAATGCTGATAACGTATCTCGATATAACTTAATATATCTGGGACTAAAGTTTATTTCTTCATTCTATATATGTAACAATGAACTTGaactgtaaatatataaaacaagtTAGATACTGCAGTTATCTTTGAATGATAACTCCAGGACAAAACTAACCGATATGGTACAGATTTTACAgtgattaattgaataaaactcTAATTTTATTAACGACACTGAGAACAGTGAACTAGGAAGTTCATCTGTGTATGAGGTAGCATATACTTTTTTGAAGAAATCGTAATTACGGCGAAATGCCACTAACTACTAGCtcgtgccagcggtttcacccgcatcccgtgggaacctcagcacgaacccggataataagtagcctatagcgttcctcgataaatgggctatctaatactgaaagaatttttcaaatcggaccagtagttcgtgagattagcgcgttcaaacaaacaaacaaactcttcagctttataatattagtatagatatggtATCAGTGAACCTGGTTACTGATCCTATGATTAAGAACCTCAGAAAATTTATGAGAAGGCTACTGCACCCTTATAAATGTTGGtatttatttgtagaaaaagaTGATACGAGAACTACTGATACAAATGTAGTGCAACCAGCCgtaagaaatttaaaaaaatatcctattacAATACTTCGATCTTTCATTTGGGCGTATTTGAAAAGGCATTGACATAGAAAACAGTCTGATGATTATTAGAAGACTGACAATTGACTGCAATGAGGAGCAATCACAGGagactcattaaaaaaaaaacaaaagctcatCTACTCACATAATCCTCAGACAAAGGCACAGCAGTATACGGCACAGGCTGCCAGACCTTCCCCAAGCCCTCGTCCCATTGCTGTTCAGGCTCTGGTGGGTAGGCTGCCGCCATAGCTACTTGTATGGTCATCTTCGTCCTCTCCTTGTCCGTACTCCTGATGAGGATCTCGTCACGGAGGTACAGGTTCGAGATCAGCTTGTGACCTTGGGACCCGTACCTTTGACGGTAGAATTTGCCTATTTGGTAGGCTCGTCGTTTTCCGACCTGTCAAGAAGGGAGAAATTGCTTTTAAGTTGGTACATATTAAGTTGTGGAGATGGTCATTGGTCACGGTGACTTAAAGTAGCTGACTTGAAGATCTTTTTGGTTGGTTACCGGTTATCAGTGTcaagtttttttgttagttcGGGTTTCCTGTTTACTTTGGTTAGACTTGTAGATCTTtaagattgaaaaatattttgcagtaTTAGAATGAAAATGTGCATTCGTCATGATTTCCCTAATAGTATTAGTAGTGTTTGCTTCATGCTAGGATTTGTGGTGACCtggtgggcaaagaaccaaactctcgagtatgagggcgcgggttcgattccaggtcaggcaagtaccaatgcaacttttctaagtttgtatgtactttctaagtatatcttagacaccaatgactgtgtttcggatggcacgttaaactgtaggtcctggctgtcattgaacatccttggcagtcgttacgggtagtcagaagccagtaagtctgacaccagtctaatcaaggggtatcgggttgcccgggttactggcctatgcagtcgcttcttgtaaagcactggtactcagctgaatccggttagactggaagccgaccccaatatagtttgggaaaaggctcggaggatgatgatgcttCATGCTAggatttacaaaaacaaacatcagaATGATTTCTGGATTTCTAGACATGCTGATTACTCAATTTCAAATGAGCAATGTCATTTCTACGtaagttagaaaaatatattgtatctGTGTAGTTAGACTTTCAGATGACGCCAGCgataaaaactatgaaaaatgaatatttatcaaaatgtgcATAGAATGCAATGACTATACTGTTATTTTTCCATTTCGGTCATGGATAACAAAAAATTAGAACGTCCCATTCTATTTGCATATTCCCCGTTCAAAATTCATGATCCGAATACAAGTGCGCacgtaaaaataatgttttttggtttttgctagtgttaaaatttaattttggttttaaaatatttcaacaaatgtGGAAGAAAAGAATACGTGCACCAAAAGcaagtaaataagtataaaaaaaatatattttggtaacTGATTTCAGTGGTACAGTCGCCCAAAAATGTGGTCTATTTATACTCTTTGGTCCGATTTATTTGAATGCCTTCATCGGAAGGCGAAGAAGGTCAATTTCTCCTATACTCTGTTTGAAACATGATCATCCTAAGGTGGATATTACAGAACCTTAAGACGCAACTGACCACTTTCTTGCTCGTCTGTACCTACATCTGTAATAAAACGGTGACGTCACTGTTTCAAACGGCCTTCGCGCTTGACTGTACTCAGTGTAATTGTAACTTAAAGGTCATGAACAAGTAagtaacaatgatttatttacaacgTTTTACGATTCGTTCCATTCACTGCGGTTTACTAGCGACTAAATTACCCGTTTATAAAATGGAAATTACTTGGAGTTAGCGAACATTTTTAAAGGGTCAACTAAACAATTCTGCGAATTTTCTGGTCTATTCacgttttttttatagatacttGTGTTTCTTTTGCCAGAAAATCATTCGGGAAAGAAGTACCCCAGGGCCTATTTTGTCTGGATTTCTGTCTGCTCAAACcgaaattatgtaatttgtatttttttctctttatgaTACAGTTTTTTTCAgcctattaattttgtttttaataagtaaCTATGCGGAACAATCATACTGACAGTTTGAACCTTTTATCTTTTGGAAGATAAAAAATTGTTGGATTTCCGCACATATTTAACACatcattattactttatttttatcaattagtTTCGTGTAGTAGTTTCGTACCTATAGCGTAATTAGCACAAGGATGACTGatgatttcataaattaaaaaaaatatacaatggtAAGAAATgtcatgaattatttatttttttacttcatgATATAACAGCGGAATCAATAATACGGTGCCCAAATAATAATTGGTTTTCAGCCACCtgattcaatataaaattaaaactcgGTATAAAAATTACCGTATGAgctaattcattaattttaaactcaaaATTGGAACTTTAATTACTTTGACATCAAGGTAGATGCAAACAAGCAAATTCAACAAAATGGTTTGTGTTTTTGAAActtctttctttctcctgccctgttcccaaattttacttggggtcggcgcaatatgtcattttcttccattttcccctgtcactcgtcatactgacactcactcccttcctattcatatcatctttcaggcaatccatccatcttttcttaggtcttcctcttcctctccatccatctacattcatacttagcacacactttgttgcatgcgtatcatgaTTTGAAAcacttcataaaataacaaattatcaatataatatatatatcaTAGATTGCTTTCCTTTCAGAATCCAGATATTTTTAACACAGTGTATCTAAAATGTGTTCTAACATCCTCACCATTTCGATGTTACAATCAATCTTTGACTACCGTGCAATACTTTACGTTACATTACGAACAGTTGACATTTCAATAGTTTATTAGGTAACTATAATGACAACCATGAGAAAATTGTGAACCAGTAAGTATGTTTATGTACATATAACTAGCGACTTCCCGTGGTTggtttttgcaatttttatatgaatgaaaacAATTGTTGTCAGTAATTTGCTGCGACGTGTATGACGGACTTACGAAGTGAATGGAAAAATGATGGTAGCATTAAAAATTGTCTGAATAATGTTTTGGTTTAAGTAAGTAATTTTGTGAGCCTTTTTTCAAATGTATTGATTAACATCCACGGAATGACTGCGCCAAAACTTAACCGGTGCTACTTATCCACGAGATCCATAAGTATCCCCTTAGTTGCTTTCCAACTATTTACCAACTAGACTATTTTGTAGTAATTAAGCGCATCAAGAAGAAGTTAATAAGTTCATGTCTACTTACGTTAGTTAATCCCTCTGGACCTTCAAGGTATGTGAGGTTCAATATCAGGTCCTGTTGATCTGACAGGGATAGTTCATCAGCATCAGGAGACCGCTCACCATGTCTGTTTAACTgtaatagacaaaaaaaaaatacatttacacaatcttcttcccagcaaaatcacataggaagtggtgaagggtgggcgttttgggagctgtcttttgtaaatttttgacgtgcaaaattgatttttttattttgagttagCAGATCTTGGGTGTATCAAATTAAAGAGAGCAACgccaaatataattttctttaaaaaaaagcagCTTTGCACTTGGTCTACAGTGAAGACGCGTTCAAACTTTGGAAAACTGAATAAATGAATCAACATTGCATTCCAATCATTatatcatttgtttatttatagtcattatTATGATTACACTAGATAGCTCATCTATTGCTTTTCATCCTGGTTTAAGTAATTTTCATGCTCCGTTGGTCTAGTGGCTGCCAGTGCAACTGCTGTGTCCCTTtagccgtcccatcggactatgagagtaaaggaatagtgcgtgcacctgtgtttgcgcaaatgcttgtgcactataatatgtcctgcgcagttggttgATCTTTGAGAACAGCCGCTTTAGCCGAAAATAGATGCTATTGTCAAAGTGCGTTttatgtatgtctgtatgtctatGCATTATTATGTCTTAATAACGTGTCTTTAGTAAAGTTATTATCCCAAGGGGTCAAGCAAAGTGTCAGATTATGGTTTATCTTGTTATTGTCTTTTTGAGATAATTGTGTGAATAATcgtttacttacttactttaatgATTTGCTGACGTTTCAAACTAATAAGGTTGTGACCTCTTGATTAGAGAACAATATAATTGTcttgatttaattatataattggtGTTTGTTTGTGATTCCCGGATTAAACTGCAATTAAATTTCAAGGGTTTGAAAATACAGTTTATCTTGAGAATAAAGGTCAAAAAGCTGTATTTTAATGAATGGCAAGTGTACTTTTGTTAAGTTTccttaaaatcaatttaataatttgtcCTAAGATATTACTGTTTTAAAGCTAGGTTAGGCAATGatctataaaacaaagattggagaaaataaatgaagttcgAGCCCATGATAGGTCCTGTTCAGATGGACATTTGGTAAAGATGTTTGAATaatgagatttttttgttatggagTTATTCAAAATTATCCATGATGTGACGTTATTGCAGATACGATATCAAAAACAAAGTTAGTTGTTAGTTAGT from Helicoverpa armigera isolate CAAS_96S chromosome 19, ASM3070526v1, whole genome shotgun sequence carries:
- the LOC110373531 gene encoding venom acid phosphatase Acph-1 isoform X1; protein product: MDSKLKELVKKRASCKAKLTLFSNYLNVVLSCSRLSDLQVTELETRLDKMDLLYNDYDKIQGDIELLMEDSAEALADREAFQNQYFSLVSSAREVRRQHSERRASVLKMFRYLVIAYLVALSNVSCGNPITNEVIEEHELVFAMVLNRHGERSPDADELSLSDQQDLILNLTYLEGPEGLTNVGKRRAYQIGKFYRQRYGSQGHKLISNLYLRDEILIRSTDKERTKMTIQVAMAAAYPPEPEQQWDEGLGKVWQPVPYTAVPLSEDYLRYYSNCQYFKTLMAEAKRASLTEEFLPYLDLIPLIQNKTGVDFSTDPLLFETLYDLFRSSIGLGLDLPDWAKPILPRLSEAGRLAYRLYFRTDEMKKIGGGVLLSQFIQAGNDFISGKPVSQPLRSISAHDFNIGALMDVAYVQNDSTIPEYGAVFALELYKSRSTGSYSVLPVYLPKAGESSAHLLRIKGCETSSHCDFDKFKELTKNNLLPEKEFYQLCNIKTEL
- the LOC110373531 gene encoding venom acid phosphatase Acph-1 isoform X2, with translation MEDSAEALADREAFQNQYFSLVSSAREVRRQHSERRASVLKMFRYLVIAYLVALSNVSCGNPITNEVIEEHELVFAMVLNRHGERSPDADELSLSDQQDLILNLTYLEGPEGLTNVGKRRAYQIGKFYRQRYGSQGHKLISNLYLRDEILIRSTDKERTKMTIQVAMAAAYPPEPEQQWDEGLGKVWQPVPYTAVPLSEDYLRYYSNCQYFKTLMAEAKRASLTEEFLPYLDLIPLIQNKTGVDFSTDPLLFETLYDLFRSSIGLGLDLPDWAKPILPRLSEAGRLAYRLYFRTDEMKKIGGGVLLSQFIQAGNDFISGKPVSQPLRSISAHDFNIGALMDVAYVQNDSTIPEYGAVFALELYKSRSTGSYSVLPVYLPKAGESSAHLLRIKGCETSSHCDFDKFKELTKNNLLPEKEFYQLCNIKTEL
- the LOC110373531 gene encoding venom acid phosphatase Acph-1 isoform X3 translates to MFRYLVIAYLVALSNVSCGNPITNEVIEEHELVFAMVLNRHGERSPDADELSLSDQQDLILNLTYLEGPEGLTNVGKRRAYQIGKFYRQRYGSQGHKLISNLYLRDEILIRSTDKERTKMTIQVAMAAAYPPEPEQQWDEGLGKVWQPVPYTAVPLSEDYLRYYSNCQYFKTLMAEAKRASLTEEFLPYLDLIPLIQNKTGVDFSTDPLLFETLYDLFRSSIGLGLDLPDWAKPILPRLSEAGRLAYRLYFRTDEMKKIGGGVLLSQFIQAGNDFISGKPVSQPLRSISAHDFNIGALMDVAYVQNDSTIPEYGAVFALELYKSRSTGSYSVLPVYLPKAGESSAHLLRIKGCETSSHCDFDKFKELTKNNLLPEKEFYQLCNIKTEL